One genomic window of Motacilla alba alba isolate MOTALB_02 chromosome 1, Motacilla_alba_V1.0_pri, whole genome shotgun sequence includes the following:
- the SUPT20H gene encoding transcription factor SPT20 homolog isoform X4: MASTTMQQALELALDRAEYIIESARQRPPKRKYLSSGRKSVFQKLYDLYIEECEKEPEIKQKLRRNVNLLEKLVMQETLSCLVVNLYPGNEGYSLMLRGKNGSDSETIRLPYEEGELLEYLDAEELPPILVDLLEKSQVNIFHCGCVIAEIRDYRQSGNMKSPTYQSKHILLRPTMQTLICDVHSITSDNHKWTQEDKLLLESQLILATAEPLCLDPSIAVTCTTNRLLYNKQKMNTRPMKRCFKRYSRSSLNRQQEVAHYSTPPQLRLLDYLQKRKERKAAQQYDLKISKAGNCVDMWKQNPCYLTAPSEVDVEKYAKVEKSIKSDDSQPTVWPAHEMKDDYVFECEVGNQVQKTKLTIFQSLGNPLYYGKIQTLKGDEENDNLLTPSQFLIGSKTDAERVVNQYQELVQNEAKCTVKMFHNSSGSVSHLSPGKEMEPESVSGSVQSSVLGKGVKHRPPPIKLPSSSGSSSSGNIFSSQQSSGHLKSPTPPPPSKPPGLSRKQSMDLNQVSMLSPAAMSPASSSQRSGTPKPSTPTPTNTPSSTPHPPDAQSSTPITLPATPTPKDSGFTPQPTLLTPFAQQQMSLSQALPVMTIPLSTMVTSITTGTTSTQVMANPAGLNFINVVGSVCGAQSLMSGSNPMLGCNTGAIAPAGINLSGILPPGGLVPSALPAAMQSASQAGSPFGLKNTSNLRPLNLLQGSDQGPSNQDQALSAQQAAVINLTGVGNFMQPQATVLSQLGSAVNRPGQSLPQQRLQLSSALQQQQQQALQQQQQQIQQLRFLQHQMAMAAAAAQAAHLHHQQHSGSHSKSKRKRGTPAPPKS, from the exons ATGGCTTCAACTACAATG CAACAAGCTTTAGAACTGGCATTGGATCGTGCTGAG tATATCATTGAAAGTGCCCGTCAGAGACCtcccaaaagaaaatatttatcaagTGGAAG aaaatctgtatttcaaaaacTTTATGATTTATATATTGAAGAATGTGAAAAAGAGCCTGAGATAAAG CAGAAGCTGAGACGAAATGTGAACTTACTTGAGAAGCTGGTTATGCAGGAGACGTTGTCATGTCTGGTGGTAAACCTCTATCCAGGAAATGAGGGTTATTCACTGAtgctcaggggaaaaaatggttcag ACTCTGAGACCATTCGTCTGCCTTATGAAGAAGGAGAGCTGCTTGAATATTTGGATGCAGAGGAGCTACCACCTATTTTGGTTGATCTTTTAGAAAAATCTCAG gttaatattttccattgtgGATGTGTCATAGCAGAAATACGTGACTATAGGCAGTCTGGTAACATGAAATCCCCAACGTACCAAAGCAAGCACATTCTTTTGCGACCTACAATGCAG ACTTTAATTTGTGATGTGCATTCTATAACAAGTGACAACCACAAATGGACACAG GAGGACAAACTCCTACTTGAGAGCCAACTTATTTTGGCTACAGCAGAGCCTTTGTGTCTTGATCCTTCAATAGCAGTGACCTGTACTACAAACAGACTCCTGTACAACAAGCAGAAGATGAACACTCGCCCCATGAAACG GTGCTTCAAAAGGTACTCAAGGTCCTCTCTGAACAGACAGCAAGAAGTAGCTCATTACTCAACTCCACCTCAGCTCAGACTACTTGACTACttacagaaaaggaaggagaggaaagcagcCCAGCAGTATGACCTCAAAATTTCAAAAGCTGGAAAT TGCGTAGATATGTGGAAACAGAACCCTTGCTACTTGACTGCTCCTTCTGAAGTAGAT GTGGAAAAATATGCCAAAGTGGAGAAGTCTATCAAGTCTGATGACTCACAACCAACTGTCTGGCCAGCACAC GAAATGAAGGATGATTATGTGTTTGAATGTGAAGTTGGTAATCAGgttcaaaaaacaaaactgaccaTTTTTCAGTCTCTTGGCAATCCCTTGTACTATGGTAAAATTCAGACGCTCAAAGGTGATGAGGAAAATGACAACCTCTTAACTCCATCACA GTTCCTTATTGGTTCGAAGACTGATGCTGAAAG GGTGGTGAACCAGTACCAGGAGTTAGTGCAAAATGAAGCTAAATGTACTGTGAAAATGTTTCATAATTCAAGTGGATCAGTCAGTCATCTTTCTccagggaaggaaatggaa CCAGAAAGTGTATCAGGCTCTGTTCAGTCTTCAGTACTGGGGAAAGGTGTAAAACACCGACCTCCTCCTATCAAATTGCCTTCAAGTTCAGGAAGTAGCTcttcag GTAATATTTTTAGTTCACAACAGTCAAGTGGCCATCTTAAATCCCCAACTCCACCTCCTCCTTCTAAGCCTCCTGGTCTTTCTCGGAAACAATCTATGGATCTTAATCAAGTTAGCAtgctctctccagctgccaTGTCTCCTGCGAGCTCTTCACAAA GGTCTGGAACTCCTAAACCATCTACTCCTACTCCAACCAACACCCCTTCATCGACCCCACACCCTCCTGATGCTCAGAGCTCAACTCCTATTACCCTTCCTGCCACCCCTACTCCCAAAGATTCAGGCTTCACCCCTCAGCCCACTTTGTTAACCCCGTTTGCTCAGCAGCAAATGTCTCTGAGCCAGGCACTGCCTGTAATGACCATTCCTCTTTCCACCATGGTAACATCCATTACTACAGGAACAACCTCCACCCAGGTCATGGCAAACCCTGCAGGACTTAACTTCATCAATGTAGTGGGCTCTGTGTG TGGAGCACAGTCACTGATGAGTGGTTCAAACCCTATGTTGGGGTGCAACACTGGTGCCATAGCCCCTGCAGGTATAAATCTGAGTGGCATTTTACCCCCAGGAGGTCTGGTACCAAGTGCGCTGCCCGCTGCAATGCAGTCTGCCTCCCAAGCAG GCAGCCCATTTGGtttgaaaaatacatcaaatCTTCGGCCCTTAAATCTTCTACAG GGGTCTGACCAAGGTCCATCCAATCAAGATCAGGCATTATCTGCCCAACAAGCTGCTGTAATTAACCTGACTGGAGTAGGGAATTTTATGCAACCTCAAGCCACAG TGTTGTCTCAGCTTGGCTCTGCCGTGAACAGACCTGGGCAAAGCCTTCCTCAGCAGAGACTCCAGCTCTCTTCTGCCttgcaacagcaacaacaacaagccttgcagcagcagcagcaacagatACAA CAGTTGCGATTCTTGCAGCATCAAATGGctatggcagcagcagcagcacaagcagctcaCCTGCATCATCAACAACATTCAGGCAGCCACtcaaaaagtaaaaggaaaagaggcaCACCAGCCCCTCCAAAATCATGA
- the SUPT20H gene encoding transcription factor SPT20 homolog isoform X9, whose translation MASTTMQQALELALDRAEYIIESARQRPPKRKYLSSGRKSVFQKLYDLYIEECEKEPEIKQKLRRNVNLLEKLVMQETLSCLVVNLYPGNEGYSLMLRGKNGSDSETIRLPYEEGELLEYLDAEELPPILVDLLEKSQVNIFHCGCVIAEIRDYRQSGNMKSPTYQSKHILLRPTMQTLICDVHSITSDNHKWTQEDKLLLESQLILATAEPLCLDPSIAVTCTTNRLLYNKQKMNTRPMKRCFKRYSRSSLNRQQEVAHYSTPPQLRLLDYLQKRKERKAAQQYDLKISKAGNCVDMWKQNPCYLTAPSEVDVEKYAKVEKSIKSDDSQPTVWPAHEMKDDYVFECEVGNQVQKTKLTIFQSLGNPLYYGKIQTLKGDEENDNLLTPSQFLIGSKTDAERVVNQYQELVQNEAKCTVKMFHNSSGSVSHLSPGKEMEPESVSGSVQSSVLGKGVKHRPPPIKLPSSSGSSSSGNIFSSQQSSGHLKSPTPPPPSKPPGLSRKQSMDLNQVSMLSPAAMSPASSSQRTTSTQVMANPAGLNFINVVGSVCGAQSLMSGSNPMLGCNTGAIAPAGINLSGILPPGGLVPSALPAAMQSASQAGSPFGLKNTSNLRPLNLLQGSDQGPSNQDQALSAQQAAVINLTGVGNFMQPQATVLSQLGSAVNRPGQSLPQQRLQLSSALQQQQQQALQQQQQQIQQLRFLQHQMAMAAAAAQAAHLHHQQHSGSHSKSKRKRGTPAPPKS comes from the exons ATGGCTTCAACTACAATG CAACAAGCTTTAGAACTGGCATTGGATCGTGCTGAG tATATCATTGAAAGTGCCCGTCAGAGACCtcccaaaagaaaatatttatcaagTGGAAG aaaatctgtatttcaaaaacTTTATGATTTATATATTGAAGAATGTGAAAAAGAGCCTGAGATAAAG CAGAAGCTGAGACGAAATGTGAACTTACTTGAGAAGCTGGTTATGCAGGAGACGTTGTCATGTCTGGTGGTAAACCTCTATCCAGGAAATGAGGGTTATTCACTGAtgctcaggggaaaaaatggttcag ACTCTGAGACCATTCGTCTGCCTTATGAAGAAGGAGAGCTGCTTGAATATTTGGATGCAGAGGAGCTACCACCTATTTTGGTTGATCTTTTAGAAAAATCTCAG gttaatattttccattgtgGATGTGTCATAGCAGAAATACGTGACTATAGGCAGTCTGGTAACATGAAATCCCCAACGTACCAAAGCAAGCACATTCTTTTGCGACCTACAATGCAG ACTTTAATTTGTGATGTGCATTCTATAACAAGTGACAACCACAAATGGACACAG GAGGACAAACTCCTACTTGAGAGCCAACTTATTTTGGCTACAGCAGAGCCTTTGTGTCTTGATCCTTCAATAGCAGTGACCTGTACTACAAACAGACTCCTGTACAACAAGCAGAAGATGAACACTCGCCCCATGAAACG GTGCTTCAAAAGGTACTCAAGGTCCTCTCTGAACAGACAGCAAGAAGTAGCTCATTACTCAACTCCACCTCAGCTCAGACTACTTGACTACttacagaaaaggaaggagaggaaagcagcCCAGCAGTATGACCTCAAAATTTCAAAAGCTGGAAAT TGCGTAGATATGTGGAAACAGAACCCTTGCTACTTGACTGCTCCTTCTGAAGTAGAT GTGGAAAAATATGCCAAAGTGGAGAAGTCTATCAAGTCTGATGACTCACAACCAACTGTCTGGCCAGCACAC GAAATGAAGGATGATTATGTGTTTGAATGTGAAGTTGGTAATCAGgttcaaaaaacaaaactgaccaTTTTTCAGTCTCTTGGCAATCCCTTGTACTATGGTAAAATTCAGACGCTCAAAGGTGATGAGGAAAATGACAACCTCTTAACTCCATCACA GTTCCTTATTGGTTCGAAGACTGATGCTGAAAG GGTGGTGAACCAGTACCAGGAGTTAGTGCAAAATGAAGCTAAATGTACTGTGAAAATGTTTCATAATTCAAGTGGATCAGTCAGTCATCTTTCTccagggaaggaaatggaa CCAGAAAGTGTATCAGGCTCTGTTCAGTCTTCAGTACTGGGGAAAGGTGTAAAACACCGACCTCCTCCTATCAAATTGCCTTCAAGTTCAGGAAGTAGCTcttcag GTAATATTTTTAGTTCACAACAGTCAAGTGGCCATCTTAAATCCCCAACTCCACCTCCTCCTTCTAAGCCTCCTGGTCTTTCTCGGAAACAATCTATGGATCTTAATCAAGTTAGCAtgctctctccagctgccaTGTCTCCTGCGAGCTCTTCACAAA GAACAACCTCCACCCAGGTCATGGCAAACCCTGCAGGACTTAACTTCATCAATGTAGTGGGCTCTGTGTG TGGAGCACAGTCACTGATGAGTGGTTCAAACCCTATGTTGGGGTGCAACACTGGTGCCATAGCCCCTGCAGGTATAAATCTGAGTGGCATTTTACCCCCAGGAGGTCTGGTACCAAGTGCGCTGCCCGCTGCAATGCAGTCTGCCTCCCAAGCAG GCAGCCCATTTGGtttgaaaaatacatcaaatCTTCGGCCCTTAAATCTTCTACAG GGGTCTGACCAAGGTCCATCCAATCAAGATCAGGCATTATCTGCCCAACAAGCTGCTGTAATTAACCTGACTGGAGTAGGGAATTTTATGCAACCTCAAGCCACAG TGTTGTCTCAGCTTGGCTCTGCCGTGAACAGACCTGGGCAAAGCCTTCCTCAGCAGAGACTCCAGCTCTCTTCTGCCttgcaacagcaacaacaacaagccttgcagcagcagcagcaacagatACAA CAGTTGCGATTCTTGCAGCATCAAATGGctatggcagcagcagcagcacaagcagctcaCCTGCATCATCAACAACATTCAGGCAGCCACtcaaaaagtaaaaggaaaagaggcaCACCAGCCCCTCCAAAATCATGA
- the SUPT20H gene encoding transcription factor SPT20 homolog isoform X2 — translation MASTTMQQALELALDRAEYIIESARQRPPKRKYLSSGRKSVFQKLYDLYIEECEKEPEIKKLRRNVNLLEKLVMQETLSCLVVNLYPGNEGYSLMLRGKNGSDSETIRLPYEEGELLEYLDAEELPPILVDLLEKSQVNIFHCGCVIAEIRDYRQSGNMKSPTYQSKHILLRPTMQTLICDVHSITSDNHKWTQEDKLLLESQLILATAEPLCLDPSIAVTCTTNRLLYNKQKMNTRPMKRCFKRYSRSSLNRQQEVAHYSTPPQLRLLDYLQKRKERKAAQQYDLKISKAGNCVDMWKQNPCYLTAPSEVDVEKYAKVEKSIKSDDSQPTVWPAHEMKDDYVFECEVGNQVQKTKLTIFQSLGNPLYYGKIQTLKGDEENDNLLTPSQFLIGSKTDAERVVNQYQELVQNEAKCTVKMFHNSSGSVSHLSPGKEMEQPESVSGSVQSSVLGKGVKHRPPPIKLPSSSGSSSSGNIFSSQQSSGHLKSPTPPPPSKPPGLSRKQSMDLNQVSMLSPAAMSPASSSQRSGTPKPSTPTPTNTPSSTPHPPDAQSSTPITLPATPTPKDSGFTPQPTLLTPFAQQQMSLSQALPVMTIPLSTMVTSITTGTTSTQVMANPAGLNFINVVGSVCGAQSLMSGSNPMLGCNTGAIAPAGINLSGILPPGGLVPSALPAAMQSASQAGSPFGLKNTSNLRPLNLLQGSDQGPSNQDQALSAQQAAVINLTGVGNFMQPQATVLSQLGSAVNRPGQSLPQQRLQLSSALQQQQQQALQQQQQQIQQLRFLQHQMAMAAAAAQAAHLHHQQHSGSHSKSKRKRGTPAPPKS, via the exons ATGGCTTCAACTACAATG CAACAAGCTTTAGAACTGGCATTGGATCGTGCTGAG tATATCATTGAAAGTGCCCGTCAGAGACCtcccaaaagaaaatatttatcaagTGGAAG aaaatctgtatttcaaaaacTTTATGATTTATATATTGAAGAATGTGAAAAAGAGCCTGAGATAAAG AAGCTGAGACGAAATGTGAACTTACTTGAGAAGCTGGTTATGCAGGAGACGTTGTCATGTCTGGTGGTAAACCTCTATCCAGGAAATGAGGGTTATTCACTGAtgctcaggggaaaaaatggttcag ACTCTGAGACCATTCGTCTGCCTTATGAAGAAGGAGAGCTGCTTGAATATTTGGATGCAGAGGAGCTACCACCTATTTTGGTTGATCTTTTAGAAAAATCTCAG gttaatattttccattgtgGATGTGTCATAGCAGAAATACGTGACTATAGGCAGTCTGGTAACATGAAATCCCCAACGTACCAAAGCAAGCACATTCTTTTGCGACCTACAATGCAG ACTTTAATTTGTGATGTGCATTCTATAACAAGTGACAACCACAAATGGACACAG GAGGACAAACTCCTACTTGAGAGCCAACTTATTTTGGCTACAGCAGAGCCTTTGTGTCTTGATCCTTCAATAGCAGTGACCTGTACTACAAACAGACTCCTGTACAACAAGCAGAAGATGAACACTCGCCCCATGAAACG GTGCTTCAAAAGGTACTCAAGGTCCTCTCTGAACAGACAGCAAGAAGTAGCTCATTACTCAACTCCACCTCAGCTCAGACTACTTGACTACttacagaaaaggaaggagaggaaagcagcCCAGCAGTATGACCTCAAAATTTCAAAAGCTGGAAAT TGCGTAGATATGTGGAAACAGAACCCTTGCTACTTGACTGCTCCTTCTGAAGTAGAT GTGGAAAAATATGCCAAAGTGGAGAAGTCTATCAAGTCTGATGACTCACAACCAACTGTCTGGCCAGCACAC GAAATGAAGGATGATTATGTGTTTGAATGTGAAGTTGGTAATCAGgttcaaaaaacaaaactgaccaTTTTTCAGTCTCTTGGCAATCCCTTGTACTATGGTAAAATTCAGACGCTCAAAGGTGATGAGGAAAATGACAACCTCTTAACTCCATCACA GTTCCTTATTGGTTCGAAGACTGATGCTGAAAG GGTGGTGAACCAGTACCAGGAGTTAGTGCAAAATGAAGCTAAATGTACTGTGAAAATGTTTCATAATTCAAGTGGATCAGTCAGTCATCTTTCTccagggaaggaaatggaa cAGCCAGAAAGTGTATCAGGCTCTGTTCAGTCTTCAGTACTGGGGAAAGGTGTAAAACACCGACCTCCTCCTATCAAATTGCCTTCAAGTTCAGGAAGTAGCTcttcag GTAATATTTTTAGTTCACAACAGTCAAGTGGCCATCTTAAATCCCCAACTCCACCTCCTCCTTCTAAGCCTCCTGGTCTTTCTCGGAAACAATCTATGGATCTTAATCAAGTTAGCAtgctctctccagctgccaTGTCTCCTGCGAGCTCTTCACAAA GGTCTGGAACTCCTAAACCATCTACTCCTACTCCAACCAACACCCCTTCATCGACCCCACACCCTCCTGATGCTCAGAGCTCAACTCCTATTACCCTTCCTGCCACCCCTACTCCCAAAGATTCAGGCTTCACCCCTCAGCCCACTTTGTTAACCCCGTTTGCTCAGCAGCAAATGTCTCTGAGCCAGGCACTGCCTGTAATGACCATTCCTCTTTCCACCATGGTAACATCCATTACTACAGGAACAACCTCCACCCAGGTCATGGCAAACCCTGCAGGACTTAACTTCATCAATGTAGTGGGCTCTGTGTG TGGAGCACAGTCACTGATGAGTGGTTCAAACCCTATGTTGGGGTGCAACACTGGTGCCATAGCCCCTGCAGGTATAAATCTGAGTGGCATTTTACCCCCAGGAGGTCTGGTACCAAGTGCGCTGCCCGCTGCAATGCAGTCTGCCTCCCAAGCAG GCAGCCCATTTGGtttgaaaaatacatcaaatCTTCGGCCCTTAAATCTTCTACAG GGGTCTGACCAAGGTCCATCCAATCAAGATCAGGCATTATCTGCCCAACAAGCTGCTGTAATTAACCTGACTGGAGTAGGGAATTTTATGCAACCTCAAGCCACAG TGTTGTCTCAGCTTGGCTCTGCCGTGAACAGACCTGGGCAAAGCCTTCCTCAGCAGAGACTCCAGCTCTCTTCTGCCttgcaacagcaacaacaacaagccttgcagcagcagcagcaacagatACAA CAGTTGCGATTCTTGCAGCATCAAATGGctatggcagcagcagcagcacaagcagctcaCCTGCATCATCAACAACATTCAGGCAGCCACtcaaaaagtaaaaggaaaagaggcaCACCAGCCCCTCCAAAATCATGA
- the SUPT20H gene encoding transcription factor SPT20 homolog isoform X5, whose amino-acid sequence MASTTMQQALELALDRAEYIIESARQRPPKRKYLSSGRKSVFQKLYDLYIEECEKEPEIKKLRRNVNLLEKLVMQETLSCLVVNLYPGNEGYSLMLRGKNGSDSETIRLPYEEGELLEYLDAEELPPILVDLLEKSQVNIFHCGCVIAEIRDYRQSGNMKSPTYQSKHILLRPTMQTLICDVHSITSDNHKWTQEDKLLLESQLILATAEPLCLDPSIAVTCTTNRLLYNKQKMNTRPMKRCFKRYSRSSLNRQQEVAHYSTPPQLRLLDYLQKRKERKAAQQYDLKISKAGNCVDMWKQNPCYLTAPSEVDVEKYAKVEKSIKSDDSQPTVWPAHEMKDDYVFECEVGNQVQKTKLTIFQSLGNPLYYGKIQTLKGDEENDNLLTPSQFLIGSKTDAERVVNQYQELVQNEAKCTVKMFHNSSGSVSHLSPGKEMEPESVSGSVQSSVLGKGVKHRPPPIKLPSSSGSSSSGNIFSSQQSSGHLKSPTPPPPSKPPGLSRKQSMDLNQVSMLSPAAMSPASSSQRSGTPKPSTPTPTNTPSSTPHPPDAQSSTPITLPATPTPKDSGFTPQPTLLTPFAQQQMSLSQALPVMTIPLSTMVTSITTGTTSTQVMANPAGLNFINVVGSVCGAQSLMSGSNPMLGCNTGAIAPAGINLSGILPPGGLVPSALPAAMQSASQAGSPFGLKNTSNLRPLNLLQGSDQGPSNQDQALSAQQAAVINLTGVGNFMQPQATVLSQLGSAVNRPGQSLPQQRLQLSSALQQQQQQALQQQQQQIQQLRFLQHQMAMAAAAAQAAHLHHQQHSGSHSKSKRKRGTPAPPKS is encoded by the exons ATGGCTTCAACTACAATG CAACAAGCTTTAGAACTGGCATTGGATCGTGCTGAG tATATCATTGAAAGTGCCCGTCAGAGACCtcccaaaagaaaatatttatcaagTGGAAG aaaatctgtatttcaaaaacTTTATGATTTATATATTGAAGAATGTGAAAAAGAGCCTGAGATAAAG AAGCTGAGACGAAATGTGAACTTACTTGAGAAGCTGGTTATGCAGGAGACGTTGTCATGTCTGGTGGTAAACCTCTATCCAGGAAATGAGGGTTATTCACTGAtgctcaggggaaaaaatggttcag ACTCTGAGACCATTCGTCTGCCTTATGAAGAAGGAGAGCTGCTTGAATATTTGGATGCAGAGGAGCTACCACCTATTTTGGTTGATCTTTTAGAAAAATCTCAG gttaatattttccattgtgGATGTGTCATAGCAGAAATACGTGACTATAGGCAGTCTGGTAACATGAAATCCCCAACGTACCAAAGCAAGCACATTCTTTTGCGACCTACAATGCAG ACTTTAATTTGTGATGTGCATTCTATAACAAGTGACAACCACAAATGGACACAG GAGGACAAACTCCTACTTGAGAGCCAACTTATTTTGGCTACAGCAGAGCCTTTGTGTCTTGATCCTTCAATAGCAGTGACCTGTACTACAAACAGACTCCTGTACAACAAGCAGAAGATGAACACTCGCCCCATGAAACG GTGCTTCAAAAGGTACTCAAGGTCCTCTCTGAACAGACAGCAAGAAGTAGCTCATTACTCAACTCCACCTCAGCTCAGACTACTTGACTACttacagaaaaggaaggagaggaaagcagcCCAGCAGTATGACCTCAAAATTTCAAAAGCTGGAAAT TGCGTAGATATGTGGAAACAGAACCCTTGCTACTTGACTGCTCCTTCTGAAGTAGAT GTGGAAAAATATGCCAAAGTGGAGAAGTCTATCAAGTCTGATGACTCACAACCAACTGTCTGGCCAGCACAC GAAATGAAGGATGATTATGTGTTTGAATGTGAAGTTGGTAATCAGgttcaaaaaacaaaactgaccaTTTTTCAGTCTCTTGGCAATCCCTTGTACTATGGTAAAATTCAGACGCTCAAAGGTGATGAGGAAAATGACAACCTCTTAACTCCATCACA GTTCCTTATTGGTTCGAAGACTGATGCTGAAAG GGTGGTGAACCAGTACCAGGAGTTAGTGCAAAATGAAGCTAAATGTACTGTGAAAATGTTTCATAATTCAAGTGGATCAGTCAGTCATCTTTCTccagggaaggaaatggaa CCAGAAAGTGTATCAGGCTCTGTTCAGTCTTCAGTACTGGGGAAAGGTGTAAAACACCGACCTCCTCCTATCAAATTGCCTTCAAGTTCAGGAAGTAGCTcttcag GTAATATTTTTAGTTCACAACAGTCAAGTGGCCATCTTAAATCCCCAACTCCACCTCCTCCTTCTAAGCCTCCTGGTCTTTCTCGGAAACAATCTATGGATCTTAATCAAGTTAGCAtgctctctccagctgccaTGTCTCCTGCGAGCTCTTCACAAA GGTCTGGAACTCCTAAACCATCTACTCCTACTCCAACCAACACCCCTTCATCGACCCCACACCCTCCTGATGCTCAGAGCTCAACTCCTATTACCCTTCCTGCCACCCCTACTCCCAAAGATTCAGGCTTCACCCCTCAGCCCACTTTGTTAACCCCGTTTGCTCAGCAGCAAATGTCTCTGAGCCAGGCACTGCCTGTAATGACCATTCCTCTTTCCACCATGGTAACATCCATTACTACAGGAACAACCTCCACCCAGGTCATGGCAAACCCTGCAGGACTTAACTTCATCAATGTAGTGGGCTCTGTGTG TGGAGCACAGTCACTGATGAGTGGTTCAAACCCTATGTTGGGGTGCAACACTGGTGCCATAGCCCCTGCAGGTATAAATCTGAGTGGCATTTTACCCCCAGGAGGTCTGGTACCAAGTGCGCTGCCCGCTGCAATGCAGTCTGCCTCCCAAGCAG GCAGCCCATTTGGtttgaaaaatacatcaaatCTTCGGCCCTTAAATCTTCTACAG GGGTCTGACCAAGGTCCATCCAATCAAGATCAGGCATTATCTGCCCAACAAGCTGCTGTAATTAACCTGACTGGAGTAGGGAATTTTATGCAACCTCAAGCCACAG TGTTGTCTCAGCTTGGCTCTGCCGTGAACAGACCTGGGCAAAGCCTTCCTCAGCAGAGACTCCAGCTCTCTTCTGCCttgcaacagcaacaacaacaagccttgcagcagcagcagcaacagatACAA CAGTTGCGATTCTTGCAGCATCAAATGGctatggcagcagcagcagcacaagcagctcaCCTGCATCATCAACAACATTCAGGCAGCCACtcaaaaagtaaaaggaaaagaggcaCACCAGCCCCTCCAAAATCATGA